The Zymobacter palmae DNA window CCACAAAATTGCGGTAGAAACTGTTTATTTTAGAAAGAGCAAAAGCAATCACTCAGGTTGTGAAACGGTCTCTTATTGCGGTCAAATTTATGAATAGAGTTTCATCCCTCTTTGCGTAACGCACTGTCGCTAGATAAGAAAGGCGCTTTCATGGGAAAGCGCCTTTTGTCAGACGAACTGCTGATGGCTATCGGTTGCGCAGGCGATTGAGCATGCCATGTGCGTTGCGGCCAACGGCATAGAGTGCAACCGCTCGTTTCCCTAAGCGAAGTAGCTTGCTGGGGGAGCGACGCAGTTGGCGTGCAAGCAGCAAACCTCCCACTACCAGCAGTGGTTTCTTCCATGCTGCCAGTTGAGCCATGCGCTGGTCGAAGCCTGCCGTTGCGCCGTACCACTGCTGCGTCGTGCGAGCAAGCTGCTGGCGTTCCAATGCGATGCGCCGCTCTAGTTGTTCACGCTGCTGCTTCAGCGAGCAGCGTTTTACAGTAGAGACGTGGTGACTCATTCGTCTCGCTCCTCACGCATGCGCTTGCCCATTTGCTGGGTGTCGATGTGCTGATTGATCTGTTCGGTATCTTCCGTCAGCCGCTGTAGCGTGGAGCGCAGCAGCGTCGGTTTGCGCGCTATCGACAGGGCGCGCCATCCCAGCAGTAC harbors:
- a CDS encoding YqjK family protein is translated as MSHHVSTVKRCSLKQQREQLERRIALERQQLARTTQQWYGATAGFDQRMAQLAAWKKPLLVVGGLLLARQLRRSPSKLLRLGKRAVALYAVGRNAHGMLNRLRNR